A genome region from Bombus pyrosoma isolate SC7728 linkage group LG14, ASM1482585v1, whole genome shotgun sequence includes the following:
- the LOC122574729 gene encoding sodium-independent sulfate anion transporter-like, with translation MTGFSFEKLLKNRIPVLNWLPLYKTKDALGDLVAGFTVGLTLIPQAIAYAGLAGLTPQYGLYSAFAGSFVYIIFGTCREVNIGPTALISLLTYTYARGIPEYAILLCFLSGSVTIVLGILRLGFLVEFVSIPVVSGFTSAASLIIACSQIKSLLGLKIHGESFIEIWRELVNNIHRTKIPDLILSCCCILILLTLKILKDAKVSNKILSKLIWFLGTGRNALVVILCAVASYIFESRGGAPFILTGHVEAGLPSVTPPPFSINVGNQTVTFLDMCKNLGTGIIIVPLISIIGNVAIAKAFSRGKSLDATQEMLTLGLCNVVGSFFHSMPVTGSFSRSAVNDASGVRTPLGGIYTGILVILALSLFTPYFYYIPRATLSSVIVCAVIFMVEVKMIRPIWKCSKRDLIPTFTTFFACLFAGVELGILIGVAIDLAILIYFNARPTIYIEYRNTPTLNYILVRPSAGLLFPAVDYLRIYLLENLANDHHKLLKNFKNTKIVVLDCKHIDKIDFTAAHGLNMVVRDFKEQNHFLIMLRPSKEIAQSIQSLSKETIDVVNTDAELVAILKELSTTKVAKEIGAEVIDMSNGITISATRSELTSTKL, from the exons ATGACTGGATTCAGTTTCGAAAAGTTATTGAAGAACAGAATTCCTGTTCTGAATTGGCTACCCCTGTACAAAACAAAGGATGCATTGGGTGATCTGGTTGCGGGTTTCACGGTGGGCCTGACCCTGATACCACAG GCGATCGCGTACGCTGGATTGGCAGGTCTGACGCCGCAATATGGTCTTTACAGCGCGTTCGCTGGCAGTTTCGTTTACATAATTTTTGGTACCTGCCGAGAAGTTAATATTGGCCCAACTGCGTTGATTTCTTTGCTAACATATACGTATGCGAG AGGTATTCCCGAGTACGCTATCCTCCTGTGTTTCTTGTCAGGAAGCGTTACGATAGTTCTCGGAATCCTTCGACTGGGATTTCTGGTGGAGTTTGTTTCCATACCTGTCGTATCGGGATTTACGTCAGCTGCCAGTCTAATTATCGCCTGCAGCCAAATCAAGAGTTTATTAGGCTTGAAGATACACGGGGAAAGTTTCATCGAGATTTGGCGGGAATTGGTTAACAACATCCACCGGACCAAAATCCCTGACCTGATCTTGTCTTGCTGCTGCATTCTAATTCTATTAACCTTGAAG ATACTCAAAGATGCCAAGgtctcgaataaaattttaagcaAACTGATCTGGTTCCTTGGAACCGGTAGAAACGCCCTCGTCGTAATTCTATGCGCCGTGGCGTCGTACATCTTCGAAAGTCGCGGTGGAGCACCTTTCATTCTTACAGGTCACGTCGAGGCCGGACTACCCTCCGTTACTCCACCACCTTTCTCGATAAACGTTGGAAATCAAACCGTAACTTTCCTCGATATGTGCAAAAATTTAGGTACCGGTATCATAATCGTTCCTTTGATCTCGATCATTGGGAATGTTGCCATCGCGAAGGCGTTTT caCGAGGAAAGTCGCTCGATGCTACTCAGGAGATGTTAACTTTGGGTCTGTGCAACGTTGTTGGATCATTTTTCCATTCCATGCCGGTCACTGGTTCGTTTTCAAGAAGCGCCGTGAACGATGCTTCTGGCGTAAGGACGCCCTTGGGCGGTATCTACACAG GTATTCTAGTCATTCTTGCTCTGAGCTTATTCACACCGTACTTCTATTACATTCCAAGAGCGACCTTAAGTTCCGTGATAGTTTGTGCGGTGATTTTCATGGTCGAGGTGAAAATGATACGACCTATTTGGAAATGTAGCA AACGAGATCTGATCCCGACTTTCACAACATTCTTCGCATGTTTATTCGCCGGTGTTGAATTGGGAATTTTAATAGGAGTGGCAATTGATCTggcaatattaatttatttcaacgcCAGGCCGACAATATATATCGAATACAGAAAT ACTCCTACGTTAAATTACATCCTCGTGCGTCCCAGCGCCGGGTTGCTGTTCCCAGCGGTGGATTACCTGAGGATATACCTATTAGAGAACTTAGCTAATGATCATCataaattactgaaaaatttcaagaacaCGAAAATCGTCGTACTAGACTGCAAGCACatcgataaaattgatttcacTGCGGCGCAT GGATTAAATATGGTAGTGAGAGACTTTAAGGAACAGAATCATTTCTTGATAATGCTACGACCGTCCAAGGAAATCGCACAAAGTATCCAATCGCTCTCTAAAGAAACTATCGATGTGGTCAATACCGATGCCGAGCTCGTAGCtattttgaaagaattaaGCACGACCAAAGTAGCTAAAGAAATTGGTGCAGAAGTAATAGATATGTCGAATGGAATAACTATCAGTGCCACGAGAAGTGAACTAACGAGTACGAAGCTTTGA